gtagtatataacttcaattctTTCACTCCTcccttccttattttcatatcaattttttacatactcccaaaaaagtagggggggggggggcaactccatgataattcaattttttatatctaaattttaaaaaaaattgctgctgcgagaaaaagggggagggggtaggccccccccccatgctacgtgcctggttaGGCCGTCAACATTCATTGTAGTTTAGCGTACTAGTTTAAATAGTTAGAATTAAAATTGCAGTAATTGATCAACAGAAAAAACACCCATATACACTAAATTATGATAATGGTGATTTGAAAGGTTAAAAGTATATTCTGGATAACAATAttatcattgaaatatatacttttataaaataactatgtttattttatatcttatatgTACGCGAATGCTGATAAGatatctttgaaaatatatgaGTTGCTCCCCTTGGAGCAGAATGTCTTCACCGTAAACCTAAAACACAGAGGCTGCGTCCTGAAGGCTATAGAGCTGcgacctttaaaaaataacacgcCAAGTTACACAGAGTAACGTATCGTACAGCGCCGCAACATCGCAACAACATCCTCATTTGTCGCTGTAGGATCGCCTAAATTTGAgaaatggaatttttaaaaattccaaccCAATCTCAATAATTCTTAATCATCACTCTTTGGAatagggcgtggcccttcatgtTAACAGGATCTAATTCACTCCAACtgaggatgatttgtgccaagctTTGATGAAATTGTCTCAAGGGTTATAGAGATCagattaaaaatctaaaatgtttacagacagacaggctGACAGACCGAAAGACACACAGACGCCGGGCAAAATaaatcagaaaagcttacttcAGCTTTTAGGTCAGGTGAGTTAAAAGGAATATAACATCATTATCTACGAACAACAACAGCCAATATATATTAACAAGAAAACAGGCAACTGGCCTCCACTGGTCAAGGGAAACAACCCACTCCAACCAATCCATCGGTAATCACAACTAGATTTTCCCCCTGCTCCTCGTTTTCCCAGGGAAGCATTTGTTTACAAtcgtacattgtacatgtatgtacatgtacagctaaaacgatgttttatgtctcttttaaaatatacagaaaaaatcatattaagATGATTAGAAGCCGATACCGGCTTTAAAAATTGGTTTTACAAAATCCCCGAAGGAAACTTAATTTAAAAACGGCAGTTTTCGTGTAATGGTTTCTCTTAGTTGGTTCgttctaaccccccccccctcctttgtGTACTTTTTGTTTGTCCGTGCCCAATTTCTCCATAcctctgtttctctctctccctctctctgtctctctctgtctgtctctctctccctctctctgtctgtctgtctgtctgtctgtctctctctctctctctctctctctctctctctctctctctctctctctctctctctgtttttcaGCTGGGTCGGAGGCTTCTGTGGGCATTTTAGTACTAACAGTTTTATGGGGAGGGGTCTGTCCTTTCCATGAGTTCTAGATCTCCGCTTGTGCATAAATAATTAACTTTTTGCGACCccctcttaattttttttctggaaaatacCATACCTGGTGTCGTCACAACGGACACCACGTGACTGCAGTGGCGGTTAGTAGTCACAGGTCATCAGATCGCGATTGGACGTGGAGAAATCACACAAGGATCAAAGATGGTAAgacatatttgatttaatttttgtgggatttcttgaaaataattattacGTAAAGGTTTCGCCAAATGAGGAAGATAAATACTAGTACTTAAAACTGCGTTCCATGTGCGGATCAAGAGAAGTTTCGGCAAAGTATAGGTTAGATACCAGAAAAAGGTTTCGGACATCCCAAGGCCtggtaaatgattttttaatcgCCCCTCCCATCCCTGCCCCCGGTTTAAAATATCTTGATCAGCGCAAGTGTTCAATTTGAACGCCATATTTATGTTGTATATTGAATCAAATAAAGGACACTTCGAACAGAGAAGTAACCCCGGCAAACATTGCATGAACTGCGCATGCTTCTGCAGTCTCTCGGCATCGTTCGACCAACGTGCACCGTCTGTGGATCAAGGGTGAACCAAGgggaaatgtgatttttttttaaatttttttttttttgggggggggggggtggtgacTGACTCAGCTTCAACATAATAGAGAAAAGTAACAGTATGTTTAGTCATCTGCAGGATGAcacattaaatgaatttataataataagaatagaaCAAAAgagggaaattttgaaaacaatatagAAAGTATGACATTCCaagtatacacatgtatttgagCTACACAAGTACATGTGATTGAAGAGGCCATTTTGTTTGAACAAATATAATATGGTTAatgtttttttccttatttttttgtattatatgatgtacataaaatttgaGACATATATTCATCTCTGTGATTCTaattctcattctctctctctctctctctctctctctctctctttctctctcttcaGACATGCTTCATTAGAACATTATGTTGAGTCTGTGTTTCGAGCGATATTCCAAGGACTGCCTCTCATCAGAAATCcatggtttttattttcaactgCATGTACAATTAATTAATCTGATCTGATCAGTTTTACATAGAgcataatgttttttattatactttcatgttaaatgctgaaatctgattggtttagaggCAGTTGATAATCACTTccattaccctcagcgttagcaacatacttagcaacgggtaacacaacgaattgctACATGCacataaattatgcgcgtacggtttgccaTAGAAAATGCTTTTTTCAGCGAGTTTAACTaatgtaattgaaataaaagtcTATTAACGTAGATCGAGTTATCTTCAGAACTACAATTTGACAATGAAATTTATTGTATCTTGATCAATATTTCAAtctgtttaaatttaatttgcattaaattttgcaCAAGTTCAAATACAgctttaaggtacatgtaggcCCCTACTCAGGATTTTTGTGGTTGAAGTAATGATGTTTTTCAGTAGAATAATACTTTACGTAATAAAAAAGCTCCAATAATACAGGCCTTAACTATTTACTTTTACCACTAGAGTCTCCAGAAGATGCATACCCCCTTCTTCGATTACATGATTTCaaccaaaatcattttttggctCATATTAAAAAACtatcaaagcaaaacaaagatttaaatgttttaattaatcattaaatatgtAAGAAAGTAATAACAAGTGTGATTATCATTAtttgattgattaaaattgaattttgaaatgaaatgttaCAAAAATCTAATGAAAAATTCTATGGtcaaaataccattttttaaactttaaaatattagatttatgTCTACTGCaactaaaaagcaaaaaaaaatataggacttCACATGCTTCTTTTTTTCTACGACCTTTAGAACACATATACCCCCTTATCAAATGcagctaaaaaaattaaaaatacatcagaaaacagcattttatttctttgctttGATAAACCCTAAAATTCTTCtttcaaaactacatgtattgagtacaaattaatttttttaataaacagtaCCTTTCCTCTGCATATATAGACACAAACGTACTAAAATTCACGATTTCCAACTTTTTGACTCAATAAGATCAAAACCTTTATAAACTTGTTGACATTATTTGCACTTGACTGCTTCTATCAAATTCagaattatcaattaaacattaaaaattaggCCAGAAAATGGTAAATCTGAACAAATATCgtttttgattttaaagctTATATCTGCTAAATTGATGATGCATCTGAGTACAGATGACcactttaaaacaactttttgtTTCGATtagaaattatcataattataagCATCCTGAACActgaaatgtaaaatatattctataattGTTAATTGGTCAACAGCTGTACAGCTCACAGACACATACAAGACAATTGATACACCTGTTTATACCTGTATACATATAACGGGTCACTTGGACACAAAAAAAGATAACCAGAGCATGCATTCCTGATATATTAATTCACCTAACGTGATGAATTCTTTTACATTTGGTGTTGACAGTAGTTGAATTAATCTAAAGAAACGGGGTTTTTACTACAGTAAAGCTTCTCaaagaatttttctttcaaattacaatttaaaagatTACTTTGACCCCTATTACTTACCCAACATAACTAGAATACTCTCTTTCTTCAAGTCTTTTTCTATctctatttttctcttttatctcATAATTAAGCTTTAAATACTTCTTCTCAGATGTTGTTATTCCTTTTACAAACCAGggtttgcagaaaaaaaaatattgtgcttGTTAATTATGTCCCCTTTGAAGAAGAGAGGCCATATTGCTTTTCTGCTGTCTAGCTGTCTCTGCGTCGGTTGGAATGTCGGTCGATCGctccaccaacagtttctgtTCATCTTCTTCAAAGGATggatatatttaaatgaaacttaatatacaggtttatcatgataatatctaggtcaaataAGATATTGGGTATCATTAAGCATTTTCCGACAGAGTAATgccccttggacatagaaaaaattccaattatttgcagtttctggtCATTTGCATTgcagaggatgcacatattgagaTGAAATTTGCTATACATGTTTTTCAATATAATATCTAGGCCAGGTTTATTGTAGGTacgattgagcaattttcaCCAGAGTTTTGCCTCTTGGATGTAAAAAACCAATTAATTTGCAGTTTTtttgctcattttctttgcagatgtttcaattatttgcagtttctattcattttcttcacagatgTTTCAAAAGGatgggggcataagtgttttacaaacctCTCTTATCATATTCATATTGATGTTAATTTTGTATTGCAATGTTTGCCGTAAAGGCATCATCTACGCTCTTAGTCATGCAGGGATATGAAACAGTAATATCACATAACAGCCTTATTTATCATTGACTACATGCTATTTAGACAGTACATATTAAATTGAACATTTCATTTAGtctaacaataataaatatattaaaatagcGTGATCACTGTATAAGATTTGTGCTTGTGCACCGTGATAAGGCTATGTGTGTTAAAAATTTACAGGAAACTGAAGGTTGCTGATTTCCattgcaaacataaggggaaataaaATTACTGActctaaatatttaaacaatgtatAGCTTTCTTTGGTGAATCGTTAGGAATATAAAGGGGGTGACATTGCAGAACAAGTACATAACCAGCATTATCTGAGGTGTGAATTGTATTATTTGTAGAATGCCAATTGGAGGCAAAAATTGACAACAGTCATGGAAATGTCAGCCGCAAAGAAGCGAAAACCCCCAGAAATCAATAGGCGTGTCCTCCCAGGAGGGGTGTTGATTGAAGACCTCCGCCCGGGGTACGGGTCAAAGGCAGAGGAGGGAGACAAGGTAATGTAACATTCATTGTACACAGTGGTGTAATATGTAATACTTACTGTGAacaatgtaatataatactCTTTGTACACAGTGAACAATGTAATGTTGAGTTGAGTTAAGTTCTATCACCTGTGACATAAGTTTCCAGTTCATACCTTTATGTATTTAGCCATTCTTTAGATCACTTTCAGACACATTTCCTTTAAAAAGCAGGTATatcagtatttttatttattaattttaaatcatattatatgtAATAGGTATGCATCTGCAAAAAGACACTGCGTCAGACAGGAGAAAAGAAAAGTTTTAGAAGGAtaatcaaaatagaaaaaatcagCTTCATTATTGGAAAAAGGGAAGTGTGTAGAAAGATGGAAAGCGGAGTTAAAGGTAAGAAAATGCCCTTCAACTTAAAACAGATTTGAAACGTAAGAGATAATCAGAATTGCTGACACATGTGAAAAATTGTAATCAGTGAAGTGTAATTAAGACAATGGTTTCATACCAACAAATAAAAGCGGACAAATTGTTGACATTATTTACACAGATCTGAGATTGAGGGGTTGATCTCATTAGTTTCTAAGGTGAAAAAGTTGATGTATAGTTGTCATTAGCTACAaagatgtaagagttgaggtgtagttgtcattagttacacagatgtaagagttgaggtatagttgtcattagttacacagatgtaagagttgaggtgtagttgtcattagttacacatATGTAAGAGTTGATgtgtagttgtcattagttacacatatgtaagagttgaggtatagttgtcattagttacacagatgtaagagttgaggtgtagttgtcattagttacacagatgtaaaggttgaggtgtagttgtcattagatacacagatgtaagagttgaggtgtagTTTTCATTAGTTACACATatgtaagagttgaggtgtagttgtcattagatacatatattttaaagttgagatgaagttgtcattagttacacagatgtaagagttgaggtgtagttgtcattatttacacagatgtaagagttgaggtgtagttgtcattatttacacagatgtaagagttgaggtgtagttgtcattagttacacatATGAAAGAGTTGATGTGTAATTGTCATAAGTTACACAGATGCAAGAGTTGAGGTGTATTTGTCATTggttacacagatgtaagagttaAAGTATAGTTGTCATTAGAaacacagatgtaagagttgaggtATAGTTGTtattagttacacagatgttAGTTCGATGTAGTTGTTATTAGTTACACAGATGAAAGAGTCGAGGTGTAGTTATCATTAGTTACACatgtaagagttgaggtgtagttgtcattatttacacagatgtaagagttgaggtgtagTTATCATTAGTTACACATatgtaagagttgaggtgtagttgtcattagttacacgatgtaagagttgaggtgtagttgtcattagttacacagatgaAAGAGTTGAGGTGTAGTTATCATTAGTTACACatgtaagagttgaggtgtagttgtcattatttacacagatgtaagagttgaggtgtagttgtcattagttacacacatgtaagagttgaggtgtagTTGTTATTAGTTACACATATGAAAGAGTTGATgtgtagttgtcattagttacacagatgtaagagttgagaTGTAtttgtcattagttacacatATGAAAGAGTTGATatgtagttgtcattagttacacagataCAAGAGTTAaggtgtagttgtcattagttacacagatgtaagagttgatGTTTAGTTGTCATTAGAAACACAGATGTTAGAGTTGAGGTGTTGTTGTCATTAGATACAtagatgtaagagttgaggtgttgttgtcattagttacatAGATGTAGAAGTTGAGCTGTTGTTGTTATTCCTTACACAGATGTAAAAGTTGATGggtagttgtcattagttacacagataTATGAGATGAGGTGTAATTGTCATTTGTTATacagatgtaagagttgaggtgtagttgtcattagttacacggatgtaagagttgaggtgtagttgtcattagttacacagatgtaagagttgaggtgtagttgtcattagttacacagatgtaagagttgaggtgtagttgtcattagttacacatATGTAAGAGTTGATgtgtagttgtcattagttacacagatgtaaaggttgaggtgtagttgtcattagatacacagatgtaagagttgaggtgtagTTTTCATTAGTTACACATatgtaagagttgaggtgtagttgtcattagatacatatattttaaagttgagatgaagttgtcattagttacacagatgtaagagttgaggtgtagttgtcattatttacacagatgtaagagttgaggtgtagttgtcattagttacacatATGAAAGAGTTGATGTGTAATTGTCATAAGTTACACAGATGCAAGAGTTAaggtgtagttgtcattagttacacagatgcAAGAGTTGATGTTTAGTTGTCATTAGATACAtagatgtaagagttgaggtgtagttgtcattagATACATAGATGTAAGAAATGAGTTGTAGTTGTCTTTAGATACATATATGTGAAAGTTGAGGTGTTGTTGTCCTTAGTTACACAGATGGAAGAGTTGAGGTATATTTGTtattagttacacagatgtaagtTCGGTGTAGTTGTtattagttacacagatgtaagagttgaggtgtagttgtcattagttacatagatgtaagagttgaggtgtagttgtcattagttacacatATGTAAGAGTTGATgtgtagttgtcattagttacacagatgtaagagttgatgtttagttgtcattagttacacagatgtaaaTGTTGATGTGttgttgtcattagttacacagatgtaaaagttgaggtgtagttgtcattagttacacatATGAAAGTGTTGATgtgtagttgtcattagttacaaagatgtaagagttgaggtgtagTTATCTTTAGTTACACATatgtaagagttgaggtgtagttgtcattagttacacagatgtaagagttgaggtgttTTTGTCATTAGATACAtagatgtaagagttgaggtgttGTTGTTATTACTAACACAGATGTTATAGTTGATTggtagttgtcattagttacacagatatatgagttgaggtgtagttgccattagttacacagatgtaagagaTGATGTGTAGTTATtattagttacacagatgtaagagaTGATGTGTAGTTatcattagttacacagatgtaagagttgaggtgtagttgtcattagttacatagatgtaagagttgaggtgttgtcattagttacatAGATGTAAAAGTTGAGGTGTTGTTATTAATTACACAGATGTAATAGTTGATGggtagttgtcattagttacacagatatatgagttgaggtgtagttgtcattagttacacaggTGTTAGAGTTGaggtgtagttgtcattagttacacagatgtaagagttgatgtgtagttgtcattagttacacagatgtaagagttgaggtgtagt
The window above is part of the Magallana gigas chromosome 10, xbMagGiga1.1, whole genome shotgun sequence genome. Proteins encoded here:
- the LOC105328306 gene encoding FK506-binding protein, whose product is MNANWRQKLTTVMEMSAAKKRKPPEINRRVLPGGVLIEDLRPGYGSKAEEGDKVCICKKTLRQTGEKKSFRRIIKIEKISFIIGKREVCRKMESGVKGMKQGGKRKLVIPRKSGAEEFEVELLTVGSNSSDGC